A genomic window from Lotus japonicus ecotype B-129 chromosome 1, LjGifu_v1.2 includes:
- the LOC130730263 gene encoding transposon Tf2-1 polyprotein isoform X3: MASARVMTTGDTLSKCRFGCRQVDYLGHLISGDGVAVDPDKVQCIEAWPEPKNVKGVRGFLGLTGYYREFIKDYGKVAKPLTELTKKDNFWWGPEAQQAFTLLKSVMTTSPVLALPDFNLPFEVECDAAGRGIGAVLMQQRRPIAYFSKALSAGNLAKSVYEKELMALVLCIQHWRHYLLGRVFIVYTDHKSLKHFLQQRVSSPDQQCWLAKLLGYQFEVKYKSGLENKAADALSRCFDDVELHSLISFPLWQDRKKLLDELAHDSYIQNLTVEVQKDPHSKPGFVLQQGVLLYQGRLVLSPQSPSIPWLLAEFHGSPTGGHSGFYRTYRRLAESLYWVGMQKRVRDFVRECDVCQRQKYSATTPGGLLRPLPIPNAVWEDISLDFITGLPKSKGYEAILVVVDRLSKYSHFILLKHPYTAKSIAEIFAKEIVRLHGIPSSVVSDRDPIFVSHFWSELFKLQGTTLKMSSAYHPETDGQTEVTNRCLESYLRCFASDHPKTWSYWVPWAEFWYNSTFHTSIGQTPFEVVYGRKAPPLVRFLSNETKVAAVALDLSERDEAIKQLREHLKKAQEQMASYANKKRRDLNFEVGEWVFLKLRPHRQHSVVKRINQKLAARFYGPFQIETKIGAVAYKLKLPDDSKIHPVFHVSLLKKAIGSSQVQGQLPRDLEIEEMTDIYPESIIGTRTIRQGDGEVHQSLIKWNHKSLDDVTWEDNAVLAGQFPDFCLEDKAVSEGEGIDRDLNANLGLGKPKVWKVYVRKKGRKE, encoded by the coding sequence TCCAAGTGCAGGTTTGGTTGTCGCCAGGTTGATTATCTGGGCCATCTAATCTCCGGGGATGGTGTAGCAGTAGACCCTGACAAGGTGCAATGCATTGAAGCTTGGCCTGAACCAAAAAATGTCAAGGGGGTGAGGGGTTTCCTTGGATTGACTGGCTATTACAGGGAATTCATTAAGGACTATGGAAAGGTAGCTAAACCACTCACAGAACTGACCAAGAAAGACAACTTCTGGTGGGGGCCTGAAGCACAACAAGCTTTTACCCTTCTCAAATCTGTCATGACTACTTCTCCAGTCTTAGCCCTTCCTGATTTTAACCTCCCTTTTGAGGTTGAGTGTGATGCTGCAGGGCGGGGTATTGGGGCAGTCTTGATGCAACAAAGGAGACCCATAGCCTATTTCAGTAAAGCCTTGTCTGCTGGAAACCTGGCCAAGTCAGTCTATGAGAAAGAACTGATGGCTTTGGTATTGTGTATTCAACATTGGAGGCATTATTTGTTAGGGAGGGTTTTTATTGTTTATACAGATCACAAGAGTTTGAAGCACTTCCTACAACAAAGGGTTTCATCTCCTGACCAACAGTGTTGGTTAGCCAAGTTGTTAGGTTATCAATTTGAGGTTAAGTACAAATCAGGGTTGGAAAACAAAGCAGCCGATGCCTTGTCCAGATGTTTTGATGATGTGGAGTTGCACTCTTTGATCTCTTTTCCTCTGTGGCAAGATAGGAAAAAGCTACTGGATGAGTTAGCTCATGACTCCTACATCCAGAACTTGACAGTAGAGGTCCAAAAAGACCCTCACTCTAAACCAGGGTTTGTGCTCCagcaaggggtcttgttgtatcAAGGAAGGCTGGTGCTATCACCTCAATCACCATCTATTCCTTGGCTATTAGCAGAATTTCATGGTTCCCCAACTGGTGGCCATTCTGGTTTTTACAGGACTTACAGAAGGCTGGCTGAATCCCTTTATTGGGTGGGAATGCAAAAGAGGGTCAGGGATTTTGTGCGCGAATGTGATGTTTGCCAAAGACAGAAGTACAGTGCTACTACCCCCGGGGGCCTGCTCCGACCTCTCCCAATTCCTAATGCAGTATGGGAAGACATTTCTCTTGACTTCATAACTGGGCTACCTAAGTCTAAAGGCTATGAGGCTATTCTAGTAGTGGTGGACAGACTCTCTAAATATAGCCACTTCATCCTTTTGAAGCATCCTTACACTGCTAAATCTATTGCAGAAATCTTTGCCAAAGAGATAGTGAGGCTTCATGGTATTCCTAGTTCTGTGGTCAGCGATAGGGATCCCATCTTTGTGAGCCATTTTTGGTCAGAACTGTTCAAGCTTCAAGGTACAACACTAAAAATGAGTTCTGCCTATCACCCTGAGACAGATGGGCAAACAGAGGTTACCAACAGGTGTTTGGAGAGCTATTTACGGTGCTTTGCCTCTGATCATCCTAAGACTTGGTCTTATTGGGTACCCTGGGCTGAATTTTGGTACAATTCTACCTTCCATACCTCTATTGGCCAAACCCCTTTTGAAGTGGTATATGGGAGGAAAGCTCCTCCTTTGGTGCGATTCCTTTCAAATGAAACTAAAGTAGCTGCTGTGGCCCTGGATCTTAGTGAAAGGGATGAAGCTATTAAACAACTCAGGGAGCATCTCAAGAAAGCACAGGAACAAATGGCCAGTTATGCAAACAAGAAAAGGAGAGACCTGAATTTTGAAGTGGGAGAGTGGGTTTTCTTGAAGCTTAGGCCACATAGACAACATTCAGTGGTCAAGAGGATCAATCAGAAGTTAGCTGCCAGGTTTTATGGGCCCTTTCAGATAGAGACTAAGATTGGTGCAGTTGCATACAAGTTGAAGCTCCCTGATGACTCTAAAATTCATCCTGTTTTCCATGTGTCCCTACTGAAGAAAGCCATTGGTAGCTCTCAGGTTCAAGGCCAGTTGCCTAGGGACTTGGAGATTGAAGAGATGACTGACATCTACCCTGAATCAATCATAGGAACCAGGACAATTCGCCAGGGAGACGGTGAGGTGCACCAGAGTTTGATAAAATGGAATCACAAGTCCTTGGATGATGTTACTTGGGAAGACAATGCTGTATTGGCTGGTCAATTTCCTGATTTCtgccttgaggacaaggctgTTTCTGAGGGGGAGGGAATTGATAGAGACCTGAATGCTAATTTGGGCTTGGGAAAGCCCAAAGTGTGGAAGGTCTATGTGAGGAAAAAGGGGAGAAAGGAGTGA
- the LOC130730263 gene encoding transposon Tf2-1 polyprotein isoform X1, with protein sequence MPPKMTDRMEALETQLGTVTATLQELALQMQQQSLVLTELSKQVGSKGVVPEGETSTGDSNMGESRLAGKKVKLPVFEGEDPVAWITRAEIYFDVQNTPDELRVKLSRLSMEGSTIHWFNLLMETEDELSWEKLKRALIARYGGRRLENPFEELSTLRQRGSVEEFVEAFELLSSQVGRLPEDQYLGYFMSGLKPLIRRRVRTLNPTTRMEMMRIAKDIEDELKEEDDEEGKRVIRKPGYERAGQGDWAGSSAARSGPYVTARSGPYATKDPNQFSKSSGSIPTRSLSLTGTNSTTSSMGSTARNTGGDYRPGSSERWKGVRRFPVDEIAERRAKGLCFKCGGKYHPTLHKCPERSLRVLILGEGETIDDEGEIVMLEGDQPEDEEEEEPAALKLMGVLGCMAETQTMKLSGQVGHVELLVLIDSGASHNFISPTITSALGLTITTTHPRSIKLGDGHKVVTKGICKGIKAKLGSIEITIDALVLELGELDLVMGVSWLRTLGKVLMDWKMMTMQFIHGGQVVKLQGLGNKDSQQSNLHSFLNDTQGREKMEWWWPQLNLTEVTRAVEESPHQLQALLKEFQAVFTTKIQLPPERSKVHQINLFPDQGPINVRPYRYPHHQKEEIEKQVSELMEAGIIRPSMSSYSSPVILVKKKDKSWRMCVDYRALNKATIPDKYPIPIVDELLDELNGATMFSKIDLKSGYHQIRVHENDVPKTTFRTHNGHYEYLVMPFGLMNAPATFQAIMNDIFRPYLRKFVLVFFDDILIYSKDLNEHIGHLELVLSVLLSNCFVANQSKCRFGCRQVDYLGHLISGDGVAVDPDKVQCIEAWPEPKNVKGVRGFLGLTGYYREFIKDYGKVAKPLTELTKKDNFWWGPEAQQAFTLLKSVMTTSPVLALPDFNLPFEVECDAAGRGIGAVLMQQRRPIAYFSKALSAGNLAKSVYEKELMALVLCIQHWRHYLLGRVFIVYTDHKSLKHFLQQRVSSPDQQCWLAKLLGYQFEVKYKSGLENKAADALSRCFDDVELHSLISFPLWQDRKKLLDELAHDSYIQNLTVEVQKDPHSKPGFVLQQGVLLYQGRLVLSPQSPSIPWLLAEFHGSPTGGHSGFYRTYRRLAESLYWVGMQKRVRDFVRECDVCQRQKYSATTPGGLLRPLPIPNAVWEDISLDFITGLPKSKGYEAILVVVDRLSKYSHFILLKHPYTAKSIAEIFAKEIVRLHGIPSSVVSDRDPIFVSHFWSELFKLQGTTLKMSSAYHPETDGQTEVTNRCLESYLRCFASDHPKTWSYWVPWAEFWYNSTFHTSIGQTPFEVVYGRKAPPLVRFLSNETKVAAVALDLSERDEAIKQLREHLKKAQEQMASYANKKRRDLNFEVGEWVFLKLRPHRQHSVVKRINQKLAARFYGPFQIETKIGAVAYKLKLPDDSKIHPVFHVSLLKKAIGSSQVQGQLPRDLEIEEMTDIYPESIIGTRTIRQGDGEVHQSLIKWNHKSLDDVTWEDNAVLAGQFPDFCLEDKAVSEGEGIDRDLNANLGLGKPKVWKVYVRKKGRKE encoded by the coding sequence ATGCCACCAAAAATGACTGATCGCATGGAAGCTCTTGAGACTCAATTGGGAACCGTTACTGCTACGCTGCAGGAACTTGCTCTCCAGATGCAACAACAGAGCTTGGTTCTCACTGAACTAAGCAAACAGGTGGGCTCGAAAGGAGTGGTTCCGGAGGGGGAAACCTCGACCGGAGATTCTAACATGGGCGAATCGCGTCTAGCAGGGAAGAAGGTGAAATTGCCGGTGTTCGAGGGAGAAGACCCCGTGGCTTGGATTACGCGAGCTGAGATTTACTTTGATGTGCAAAACACCCCGGATGAGCTGCGAGTGAAGCTATCCAGGTTGAGCATGGAGGGATCCACCATCCATTGGTTCAATCTGCTCATGGAGACAGAGGATGAACTCTCCTGGGAGAAACTCAAGCGAGCCTTAATCGCGCGCTATGGAGGACGAAGGCTGGAGAACCCATTCGAGGAGCTATCCACGTTGCGACAACGAGGTAGTGTGGAGGAATTTGTGGAGGCGTTTGAGCTGTTATCATCGCAGGTGGGACGGTTGCCTGAGGACCAGTACCTGGGCTACTTCATGAGTGGGCTGAAGCCACTGATTCGTCGGCGAGTCCGCACTCTGAACCCCACCACTCGTATGGAAATGATGAGGATCGCGAAGGATATAGAAGATGAGCTCAAGGAAGAAGACGACGAAGAGGGTAAACGGGTAATTAGGAAACCCGGGTATGAACGAGCGGGTCAAGGAGATTGGGCCGGGTCTTCTGCTGCTAGAAGTGGGCCTTACGTTACTGCTAGAAGTGGGCCTTACGCTACTAAGGACCCAAACCAGTTTTCTAAGTCAAGTGGGTCAATTCCGACCCGGTCGCTGAGTCTGACGGGAACGAATTCCACCACATCGTCAATGGGCTCGACGGCGAGGAACACCGGTGGCGACTACCGTCCCGGATCATCTGAGCGGTGGAAGGGGGTTCGCCGGTTTCCGGTGGATGAAATCGCCGAGAGAAGAGCAAAGGGGCTCTGTTTCAAATGTGGGGGAAAATATCACCCAACTCTGCACAAATGCCCTGAAAGATCGTTGCGGGTCTTGATCTTAGGAGAGGGAGAAACGATTGATGACGAGGGTGAGATTGTGATGCTCGAAGGGGACCAACCAGAGGACGAGGAAGAGGAGGAACCAGCTGCGCTTAAGCTTATGGGAGTTCTGGGCTGTATGGCGGAGACCCAGACGATGAAGCTCTCGGGTCAGGTGGGACATGTGGAATTGTTAGTCTTGATTGACAGCGGGGCAAGTCATAATTTCATTTCTCCTACGATTACATCGGCTTTGGGCTTGACGATTACAACTACCCATCCTAGGAGCATCAAGCTTGGCGATGGCCACAAGGTGGTTACCAAGGGAATTTGCAAAGGAATTAAAGCCAAGCTGGGGAGCATAGAGATCACCATTGATGCCCTGGTGTTGGAACTGGGTGAGCTAGACTTGGTGATGGGAGTGTCTTGGCTGCGCACTCTAGGTAAGGTACTCATGGACTGGAAAATGATGACTATGCAGTTCATACATGGGGGCCAGGTAGTGAAACTACAGGGGTTGGGGAACAAGGACAGCCAGCAGAGCAACCTGCATTCCTTCCTCAACGACACTCAGGGAAGAGAGAAGATGGAGTGGTGGTGGCCGCAACTCAATCTTACTGAGGTGACCAGAGCAGTGGAGGAAAGCCCACATCAACTTCAAGCTCTTTTGAAAGAATTCCAGGCAGTCTTCACCACCAAGATTCAATTACCACCTGAGAGGTCCAAGGTCCACCAGATAAACCTTTTTCCAGACCAGGGACCCATCAATGTAAGGCCCTACAGGTATCCCCATCACCAGaaagaagaaattgagaagCAAGTGTCGGAGCTGATGGAAGCAGGAATTATTCGACCAAGCATGAGTTCTTATTCTAGTCCTGTGATCCTAGTGAAGAAAAAGGATAAGAGTTGGCGGATGTGTGTAGACTATAGGGCATTGAACAAAGCAACTATCCCAGATAAGTACCCTATTCCTATTGTGGATGAATTGCTAGATGAGTTAAATGGGGCAACAATGTTTTCTAAAATAGACCTTAAGTCTggatatcatcaaatcagggtacATGAAAATGATGTCCCCAAAACTACTTTTAGGACTCATAATGGCCACTATGAATACTTagtcatgccatttgggctgATGAATGCCCCTGCCACCTTCCAAGCCATAATGAATGACATATTCAGGCCTTACCTAAGGAAATTTGTCTTGGTTTTTTTTGATGATATTCTCATATATAGTAAGGATCTAAATGAGCACATCGGTCACTTGGAATTGGTCTTATCTGTGTTACTGAGCAACTGTTTTGTGGCTAATCAGTCCAAGTGCAGGTTTGGTTGTCGCCAGGTTGATTATCTGGGCCATCTAATCTCCGGGGATGGTGTAGCAGTAGACCCTGACAAGGTGCAATGCATTGAAGCTTGGCCTGAACCAAAAAATGTCAAGGGGGTGAGGGGTTTCCTTGGATTGACTGGCTATTACAGGGAATTCATTAAGGACTATGGAAAGGTAGCTAAACCACTCACAGAACTGACCAAGAAAGACAACTTCTGGTGGGGGCCTGAAGCACAACAAGCTTTTACCCTTCTCAAATCTGTCATGACTACTTCTCCAGTCTTAGCCCTTCCTGATTTTAACCTCCCTTTTGAGGTTGAGTGTGATGCTGCAGGGCGGGGTATTGGGGCAGTCTTGATGCAACAAAGGAGACCCATAGCCTATTTCAGTAAAGCCTTGTCTGCTGGAAACCTGGCCAAGTCAGTCTATGAGAAAGAACTGATGGCTTTGGTATTGTGTATTCAACATTGGAGGCATTATTTGTTAGGGAGGGTTTTTATTGTTTATACAGATCACAAGAGTTTGAAGCACTTCCTACAACAAAGGGTTTCATCTCCTGACCAACAGTGTTGGTTAGCCAAGTTGTTAGGTTATCAATTTGAGGTTAAGTACAAATCAGGGTTGGAAAACAAAGCAGCCGATGCCTTGTCCAGATGTTTTGATGATGTGGAGTTGCACTCTTTGATCTCTTTTCCTCTGTGGCAAGATAGGAAAAAGCTACTGGATGAGTTAGCTCATGACTCCTACATCCAGAACTTGACAGTAGAGGTCCAAAAAGACCCTCACTCTAAACCAGGGTTTGTGCTCCagcaaggggtcttgttgtatcAAGGAAGGCTGGTGCTATCACCTCAATCACCATCTATTCCTTGGCTATTAGCAGAATTTCATGGTTCCCCAACTGGTGGCCATTCTGGTTTTTACAGGACTTACAGAAGGCTGGCTGAATCCCTTTATTGGGTGGGAATGCAAAAGAGGGTCAGGGATTTTGTGCGCGAATGTGATGTTTGCCAAAGACAGAAGTACAGTGCTACTACCCCCGGGGGCCTGCTCCGACCTCTCCCAATTCCTAATGCAGTATGGGAAGACATTTCTCTTGACTTCATAACTGGGCTACCTAAGTCTAAAGGCTATGAGGCTATTCTAGTAGTGGTGGACAGACTCTCTAAATATAGCCACTTCATCCTTTTGAAGCATCCTTACACTGCTAAATCTATTGCAGAAATCTTTGCCAAAGAGATAGTGAGGCTTCATGGTATTCCTAGTTCTGTGGTCAGCGATAGGGATCCCATCTTTGTGAGCCATTTTTGGTCAGAACTGTTCAAGCTTCAAGGTACAACACTAAAAATGAGTTCTGCCTATCACCCTGAGACAGATGGGCAAACAGAGGTTACCAACAGGTGTTTGGAGAGCTATTTACGGTGCTTTGCCTCTGATCATCCTAAGACTTGGTCTTATTGGGTACCCTGGGCTGAATTTTGGTACAATTCTACCTTCCATACCTCTATTGGCCAAACCCCTTTTGAAGTGGTATATGGGAGGAAAGCTCCTCCTTTGGTGCGATTCCTTTCAAATGAAACTAAAGTAGCTGCTGTGGCCCTGGATCTTAGTGAAAGGGATGAAGCTATTAAACAACTCAGGGAGCATCTCAAGAAAGCACAGGAACAAATGGCCAGTTATGCAAACAAGAAAAGGAGAGACCTGAATTTTGAAGTGGGAGAGTGGGTTTTCTTGAAGCTTAGGCCACATAGACAACATTCAGTGGTCAAGAGGATCAATCAGAAGTTAGCTGCCAGGTTTTATGGGCCCTTTCAGATAGAGACTAAGATTGGTGCAGTTGCATACAAGTTGAAGCTCCCTGATGACTCTAAAATTCATCCTGTTTTCCATGTGTCCCTACTGAAGAAAGCCATTGGTAGCTCTCAGGTTCAAGGCCAGTTGCCTAGGGACTTGGAGATTGAAGAGATGACTGACATCTACCCTGAATCAATCATAGGAACCAGGACAATTCGCCAGGGAGACGGTGAGGTGCACCAGAGTTTGATAAAATGGAATCACAAGTCCTTGGATGATGTTACTTGGGAAGACAATGCTGTATTGGCTGGTCAATTTCCTGATTTCtgccttgaggacaaggctgTTTCTGAGGGGGAGGGAATTGATAGAGACCTGAATGCTAATTTGGGCTTGGGAAAGCCCAAAGTGTGGAAGGTCTATGTGAGGAAAAAGGGGAGAAAGGAGTGA